In one Saccharibacillus brassicae genomic region, the following are encoded:
- a CDS encoding TerB N-terminal domain-containing protein — protein MSDFFARTAAYSYHLYLNADSGGQFWLSATDGEGPVLLRDALTPLPRYMLPEYRLNREETPVRASRLLVVRDTLLKAIGRGDAPGMHLHMGDEVELALMADPDGDHGLAFFLDGERSSLIGRLPEGALYLEPGWFGRFIDDGYELIDLPGFEEDDLDWIGRRIGADEWEELLVRVIPSMRERGLAVRSEIEYSAKPAGRLDITDCGEDYAAVAVSGGGNVLRMAELEGYVLEPHTPSGPAGDEFGADGRSGAEEARTSGEESDGQGGVEKRAGERDRLVERLPDASDAVESVGGPAFTMRPALQAESVRRLFGSDGGGTVRGDALAEFARLAEREWGPLIAGREAAKFRDLHRLYDAADWNWSLRGGPVPERGVGVVRAEPVLSAGGLHFAAAELIDAWSEGRRYLRLEDGWIDLEAPEFARSLREHGAGGGSAGLISAGFSYRQRIGLPGEAAAGELPLALEGPKPVQAGEARPAYNHLRYLAGWGMNGGLHGGAERWLAELAAFAARTIAEAPDCRLVVVGRRELLTALAEAAGRDAGGGAAESAAAGSEAEHGGAIDPLRRWADGEAEPARPHGEEAAESAESVPGAGRGMPLPARREQGADDARTGSGFAASEAAPEAAPEAAPADAGTTASGGAYADASTGLILLPISQLQKADFDEKLQADILLLLEPDASVRSDETRLFSRIDSAEARVRIAVYSDEGHMNDARVRAVQIRLLKLYDSLTRSFLLLDPGKGSAAPGARPPLRRVPEMQLPSWHKDAAGMAELFVDEPAAKAKQPGRGLAIPPRPGGASGPDGADAADRAGGGGIRPDPRDTQVSRPEPQRPGSAARRRPAPYAGGEVRPVRPVQPQSAEREFVRRAREMEGRTESEVPFAPFSSYWPTYAAMKPEQEQWYYYWRSEFRRGEKVETDLSYLFIYVYELINGVGWEHPQDGLDTLVRVWETYRARFRRLDGYMAEWVREFALVHALDLPESSALEQTSALLGGELLDLELARRFAEEPLDLTWELIARLSDYDATTSRFYKDQGKKVLPRVVPHVVRALDEHLLRARGIRLPGLFRAADDRITERYLFRSAVYDSELYGRTFLVRAPKLGLHAQLREFMTQVVRQSENELRARFKFGGRLRGIKLDPELMGVIAEAVEREFLPPEERAAQQAPKRPEVRFDLEELEKLRRDSDEVLRMLTGELMAGGGPEGGPEEKPAAQGEAGAGQPGEGINGEASGKPSGEPNGQPIREPLGEAGHTGQADAADREREAGLDRAPTDAAERPIGAESGEYDGFEMLELPEDAGEGWSGEDVPGALSFEPEEYAARGSSREEAAEAAGPAPHSLDAADTRAEANAESDAEAAEPVSAAGAAPAPVEDGWDVSKLDADWQAFAAMLGPAERDMIRAVLLDLGDAERMAIAGLSGELPETMIDRINEAAMEAIGDLLIDAGEVLDEYLPNLDGLRAP, from the coding sequence ATGAGCGACTTTTTCGCAAGGACGGCGGCGTATTCGTACCATCTATATTTGAATGCGGACAGCGGGGGACAGTTCTGGCTGAGCGCGACGGACGGGGAAGGGCCCGTTCTGCTTCGCGATGCCTTGACGCCGCTGCCGCGCTACATGCTGCCGGAGTATCGGCTGAACCGGGAAGAGACGCCGGTCCGCGCTTCGCGGCTGCTCGTCGTGCGCGATACGCTGCTCAAAGCGATCGGTCGGGGCGACGCCCCGGGCATGCATCTGCATATGGGCGACGAAGTGGAACTTGCGCTTATGGCCGACCCGGACGGCGATCACGGCCTCGCCTTTTTCCTCGACGGGGAGCGTTCTTCGCTGATCGGCCGGCTGCCGGAAGGGGCGTTGTACCTGGAACCGGGCTGGTTCGGCCGCTTTATCGACGACGGCTACGAACTGATCGACCTGCCGGGCTTCGAGGAAGACGACCTGGACTGGATCGGACGCCGCATCGGCGCGGACGAATGGGAAGAACTGCTGGTCCGGGTCATTCCGTCGATGCGCGAGCGCGGCCTTGCCGTGCGCAGCGAGATCGAATATTCGGCGAAGCCGGCAGGCCGGCTGGACATTACGGACTGCGGCGAAGACTATGCAGCGGTCGCGGTATCCGGCGGCGGGAACGTGCTGCGTATGGCAGAACTGGAAGGTTACGTGCTGGAACCGCACACGCCAAGCGGGCCAGCCGGCGACGAATTCGGCGCGGACGGTCGGTCCGGGGCTGAGGAAGCGAGGACTTCAGGCGAAGAATCGGACGGACAAGGCGGCGTGGAAAAAAGAGCGGGCGAACGCGATCGCCTGGTGGAACGGCTGCCCGACGCGTCCGATGCGGTTGAATCGGTCGGCGGTCCGGCGTTTACGATGCGCCCGGCGCTGCAGGCGGAGAGCGTGCGGCGCCTGTTCGGCTCCGACGGCGGCGGAACGGTCCGCGGCGACGCGCTGGCGGAGTTCGCCCGCCTGGCCGAGCGGGAATGGGGACCGCTGATTGCCGGGCGGGAAGCGGCGAAATTCCGCGACCTGCACCGGCTCTATGACGCGGCGGATTGGAACTGGTCGCTTCGCGGCGGCCCCGTCCCGGAACGGGGCGTCGGCGTCGTGCGCGCCGAGCCGGTATTGAGCGCGGGCGGGCTGCATTTTGCGGCCGCCGAGCTGATCGACGCCTGGAGCGAAGGGCGTCGGTATTTGCGCCTTGAGGACGGATGGATCGACCTCGAGGCGCCGGAATTTGCCCGAAGCCTGCGCGAGCACGGCGCGGGCGGCGGGTCGGCCGGCCTGATCTCGGCCGGCTTCTCGTACCGGCAGCGGATCGGGCTGCCGGGCGAGGCTGCGGCCGGAGAGCTGCCGCTGGCGCTCGAAGGGCCGAAGCCCGTGCAGGCCGGCGAAGCACGGCCGGCTTATAATCATCTGCGCTACCTGGCCGGCTGGGGTATGAACGGCGGCCTGCACGGCGGAGCCGAGCGGTGGCTGGCGGAGCTTGCGGCTTTTGCGGCGCGGACGATCGCCGAAGCGCCGGACTGCCGGCTGGTCGTCGTCGGGCGGCGCGAACTGCTGACGGCGCTGGCCGAAGCGGCAGGCCGCGATGCGGGCGGCGGGGCGGCGGAAAGCGCCGCTGCCGGGAGCGAAGCCGAGCATGGCGGCGCGATTGATCCGCTGCGGCGCTGGGCGGACGGGGAAGCGGAGCCTGCTCGTCCGCACGGCGAAGAAGCGGCGGAATCGGCGGAATCGGTGCCCGGCGCCGGCCGGGGCATGCCGCTGCCTGCGCGAAGAGAACAGGGCGCCGATGATGCGCGGACCGGGAGCGGCTTTGCCGCTTCGGAAGCGGCGCCAGAAGCGGCACCGGAAGCTGCGCCGGCCGATGCCGGAACGACCGCATCTGGCGGGGCTTACGCCGACGCGTCGACGGGACTGATCCTGCTGCCGATCTCGCAGCTGCAAAAAGCCGATTTCGACGAGAAGCTGCAGGCGGATATTTTGCTGCTGCTGGAGCCGGACGCTTCCGTGCGTTCCGACGAGACGCGGCTGTTCAGCCGGATCGACTCGGCCGAAGCGAGAGTGCGGATCGCCGTCTATTCGGACGAAGGGCATATGAACGATGCGCGCGTCCGCGCCGTGCAGATCCGGCTGCTGAAGCTGTACGATTCGCTGACGCGCAGCTTCCTGCTGCTGGACCCCGGCAAAGGCTCCGCCGCGCCGGGAGCACGGCCTCCGCTGCGCCGCGTGCCGGAGATGCAGCTGCCTTCCTGGCACAAAGACGCGGCCGGCATGGCCGAACTGTTCGTCGACGAGCCTGCGGCGAAAGCGAAGCAGCCGGGCCGGGGTCTGGCGATCCCGCCCCGCCCGGGCGGGGCTTCGGGCCCGGACGGCGCAGATGCCGCGGATCGGGCGGGTGGCGGCGGCATACGGCCGGACCCCCGCGATACGCAGGTCTCGCGGCCGGAGCCGCAGCGACCGGGTTCCGCAGCGCGCCGCCGTCCGGCTCCTTACGCCGGCGGCGAAGTCCGTCCGGTGCGGCCGGTACAGCCGCAGTCGGCGGAGCGCGAGTTCGTGCGCCGCGCCCGGGAGATGGAAGGCCGGACGGAGTCCGAAGTGCCGTTCGCACCGTTCTCCAGCTATTGGCCGACGTACGCGGCGATGAAGCCGGAGCAGGAGCAGTGGTATTACTACTGGCGGAGCGAATTCCGCCGGGGCGAAAAAGTCGAGACCGATCTGTCTTATCTGTTCATCTACGTGTACGAATTGATCAACGGCGTCGGGTGGGAGCATCCGCAGGACGGGCTGGACACGCTGGTCCGCGTCTGGGAGACGTACCGCGCGCGCTTCCGCCGCCTGGACGGCTACATGGCCGAATGGGTACGCGAATTCGCGCTCGTGCATGCGCTCGATCTGCCGGAATCGTCCGCGCTGGAGCAGACTTCGGCGCTGCTGGGCGGCGAACTGCTGGATCTGGAACTGGCGCGGCGCTTTGCCGAAGAGCCGCTCGATTTGACGTGGGAACTGATCGCCCGGCTGTCGGACTACGACGCGACGACGAGCCGTTTCTATAAGGATCAGGGTAAAAAAGTGCTGCCGCGCGTCGTCCCCCACGTCGTGCGGGCGCTCGACGAGCATTTGCTCCGCGCGCGCGGCATCCGGCTGCCGGGACTGTTCCGCGCGGCCGACGACCGGATTACGGAACGCTATTTGTTCCGCAGCGCGGTCTACGATTCCGAATTGTATGGCCGGACGTTTCTCGTGCGCGCGCCCAAGCTCGGCCTGCACGCGCAGCTGCGCGAATTCATGACGCAGGTCGTGCGCCAGAGCGAGAACGAACTGCGGGCCCGCTTCAAGTTCGGCGGGCGGCTGCGCGGGATCAAGCTCGATCCCGAGCTGATGGGGGTGATCGCCGAAGCGGTCGAGCGCGAGTTCCTGCCGCCGGAAGAACGCGCCGCGCAGCAGGCGCCCAAGCGGCCCGAAGTCCGCTTCGACCTGGAAGAACTGGAGAAGCTGCGCCGCGATTCCGACGAAGTGCTGCGCATGCTGACCGGCGAATTGATGGCCGGCGGCGGCCCGGAAGGCGGACCGGAAGAGAAGCCGGCCGCACAGGGCGAGGCTGGAGCCGGGCAGCCGGGCGAAGGAATAAACGGAGAAGCAAGCGGGAAACCCAGCGGAGAACCGAACGGACAGCCGATCAGGGAACCGCTTGGAGAAGCCGGACATACCGGGCAAGCCGATGCTGCCGACAGGGAGCGGGAAGCCGGCTTGGATCGCGCTCCGACCGATGCGGCGGAGCGGCCGATCGGCGCCGAGTCCGGCGAATACGACGGCTTCGAGATGCTCGAACTGCCGGAGGATGCCGGAGAAGGGTGGAGCGGCGAAGATGTTCCGGGCGCGTTGTCGTTCGAGCCGGAGGAGTATGCGGCGCGCGGCAGTTCGCGCGAGGAGGCGGCCGAAGCCGCCGGGCCTGCGCCGCATTCGCTTGACGCGGCGGACACCCGGGCCGAGGCG